The DNA sequence CGGCGTCGTCGCTGCGCCCGTGCGGCGACGGCGGCGTCTACACGCGCGTGGCGTCCTACGAGAAGTGGTTGTGGACGGTGCCGGGCGCGGTGCGGCCCTGATCGCCCGGAACTAGTGTGGGCGCATGGCGTCGGTCAAGCACTTCCAGGTCACCTTCGACTGCGCGGAACCCGAGCGCGTCGCCCGCTTCTGGTGCGACGTGCTGGGGTACGTGGTGTCGCCCCCGACGGGGTTCTCCACTTGGGACGACTACGAGCTCTCCCTGCCGCCCGAGCGCCGGGGCGAGTGGTGCGCCTGCGTCGACCCCACCGGTGTGGGCCCGCGGCTGTTCTTCCAGCGGGTCCCCGAGGGCAAGGTCGTCAAGAACCGGGTGCACCTCGACGTCCGGGTCGGCACCGGGCTGGTGGGCGACGAACGCCTGGCCGCGCTGAAGGCCGAGTCCGCACGGTTGGTCGCGCTCGGCGCCACCGAGTTCCGGGTCCTGCTCGCCGACGAGGAGAACGAGTCGTGCATCGTGATGCAGGACGTCGAGGGCAACGAGTTCTGCGTGGACTGACCCCTCGCCGCGTCAGCGGGAATGCCGCTGTGATCCCGTGCCGTGCGGATCACCTCAAAAGCCGTCGCCGACGGCGTTCGCGAACAGCTCTTCGCCATCGGGGACATCCCCTGGTGCTCCGGACGCTTGCCGAGGCCTCCGGCCCGCGTCCGCTGGTCCTGATCGGGCACGGCGGTAGGCACAGGAACGGGTGGGACGTCGTCTCCCGAGCCTTCCGCTACGTCACGTCGTGCGGGTTCGCGATCGACGCGCCGGGCACGGGGGACCGGCCACCGCACCCAGGGATCCGGCGGCTCGCAACCCGCGGTTCCTCCGTCCTGAGGCCGTTCGACGCGCTAGTAGGCCGAGGCGCGGACGGCGAAGACCGAGCGGTTGCCCGCGTACTCGGTCAGCGACCAGAGCTGTCCCTTGGCGGGCCAGTAGGAGAAGTCCTCCGGCCCGATCGGCAGCGCGTCGTAGTGCATCACGACCGACCCGCCGGGCTTGAACGTGGCCAGGTCGCCCGCGTTGCCGCTCCCGTCGCTGGTGGACAGGTAGAACTTGCCGTTGATCGCGGTCGCGCCCTGCATGCTCTGGACCGACACCTCGTAGGCCTCGCTCGCGCGGGCGTAGCCGTCCGACGAGGTGGTGAGCATCCGGGTCGTGTAGTCGATCGGGAAGCGGAACAGCCGGCTGCCCGCGCCGGGGTTGGCGTACTCGCCGACGACCACGCTGTCCGGGGTGCTGCTGCGGTCCAGGGAGGCGAACGAGAACCGGATGGCCGCCTGCCCGTTGGCGGTCGACTGGTTGTAGGCGAGGACCTGCGGCAGCACGTACTTGTATCCGTAGGCCTGGTAGCTGCCGTCGGCCTGGCGGCCGATCGCGGAACCGTTCGTGGTGCTGGTCTGCCACAGGTGCCGCAGGTCGAACACCCGGAAACCGCTGCTCGTGGCGGCGACGTACAGGTGGTGGCCGTACCAGAACATGCCGCCGGCGTGCAGGTTGACCGGTCGGAACGACGCCTGGCCCGCGCTGGTGGTGTACGGCTCGACCAGCAGCACGTGGCGGTAGGTCGGCGCGGACGGGGTGGAGTAGTCGACGAACGAGACCCGGATGCCCCGGTCGATCCCGTCGGTGCCGTTGTCGTACCAGCTAACCAGGATCGCGGTCGTGCCCTCGTAGGTCGCCTCGCCGTACGCGTCCGCGGTGGTCGTGATGCCCTGCGGGATCCAGTAGGTGACGTCGTCGTCACCGCTGTTCCAGCAGAACGCGGCGACGCGGTTGGCGGCGGCGGGCGAGCACGAGGTGGCGGCGCGGTTGCCGTCGCCGACGACGGTCGGCACGCTGACGTTGGGCAGGGCCGCGTCGAGGTCGTCGATCAGCCCGGAGTAGGCGGTGGCCTT is a window from the Saccharothrix saharensis genome containing:
- a CDS encoding VOC family protein; this translates as MASVKHFQVTFDCAEPERVARFWCDVLGYVVSPPTGFSTWDDYELSLPPERRGEWCACVDPTGVGPRLFFQRVPEGKVVKNRVHLDVRVGTGLVGDERLAALKAESARLVALGATEFRVLLADEENESCIVMQDVEGNEFCVD